GATTCCAACTGTTGGTTTAATTTTTCAGTGTTAAAACTGCACTATTACAAAATATCATAAAATGGTATTAAAAAAGTTACCTAAAAAGGGTAGATGGGGCTGTTCCAGGCAACTCTGGAAGTTTATGTTTCTATTTCAACTAAAGAAATCTAGTTCTTGATATTTGTCTCATTTTGGGTTCAGAGATCATCTCCACCTAATAAAAATGCTCTCTGAAGGCATATTTTGTGGCAGGCAGGCAGTTCTGAAGTTAGGAGTCTAGAAGCACTGGGAAACGTATCCTTCCAAGGCAGCTCTAGATATCAGTGGATGAGCTTGTGCACTGGGCCTATGTGTGTGGTCCCTGCATTTAGTTTAGAATTTGGGACATTGTTTTGgtcctgttttatttttgtcttattccattttctcatttttgttttatttttgggttggaattgttttatattttactaaCATTTGGTTTTCCCAAGTTGTTGGTCATAGCCATATTAGGGCCAATCCTGAGACTGATATCAGTGGCAAATGAGCACATTTCAAAACCTCCCAGAATTGGACCCTAAGCTGTATTGCTAGTTCAGGAATGTACTTAAGTATGGGGCCAACTTTAAATGTGTGAGAAGTCTAATTCACAAGTCTAGTCCACAAGGCTACTCACAAacttagtcacatgcttaagtgtcttGCTGACTTGGAGCCTGTGCCAGGTTTTGTCACAGGTGATACATAGATAATTTAGATTCTTCATTTCTGGAGTCATCTGGCCAATACaggggaaataaaaatgaaaaaagaacattgaaatggaaaaatactgtttaaattaaaaatatacataatgGGGCCCAAATCCTAACTATGAACCTTTTCTCAGGTGAACATGATAAGTCAATAGATTCTAACTTATTTAACAAAATACTGTTTGAAAAGAATCTCAATTATAAAAGGAAGAATCAACATATATAAAAATTCCAGATTCACCACATGTGTAAATAAGGGCAATTCCACTGATTTCTATGGGAGTTTGGCAAACAGAGGGCTTGCTGTATCAGGCCCATAAGCTGGGAATTGAAGAATGAGTCAAATCAGAAGCACCTATGCAAACTAGATTTGATTGCTAGCAATCAGACTCTGGAGAAATAGACAGAGCTAGTTACACTGTGCTCTGCACAGATGTCAGACCAAAATCTACTTGAACTTATGTCCAGCAATCCTCAATGAAATCAATGCAGCTGTCCAATTATAACTGAGTATAGCATTGGGCCCATGGCAAGATTGCTCTTCATGGCAACTAAGCCTTGCAGTTAAAATATACATGCCCACTAAGCCCTGCCACTAAGCAAACCATTTTACCCAGTCACTGGCCTGATCAGATTTTTCAAGCATACATGTTTTTGGAATAGCTgagaaaatgttttatatttttgctttgaaTAACACAGGCACTCTATTTTATGGTGAAAAAACAAAGAGCAATATTTTGAGGTGTAGATTTTGGGTATCATAATCTAAAGGCTCTTGTGGTACCTGAAGTGAACTCATGCTGCAAACATGCAATCACAACAGAGAAGGCCTGAGTTTCCTTTCACTAATGCAGGAGTCACTTCATTGCCCTTGATGTACTGACTCCTAATTTATAGTGATGTGACACCAGACTCAGTACCAAACAGTCTAAATGTTActttatgcatttaaaaaaaaaatcacattaacaatcatttgtttttcttgtaacagAAAACCACAAGATAGAAACTAAATGATAACTCCTTGGGAACCCCAAATTCTGATTTTATGTGACCGGGAGATTTAGAAGTACAAGGAAGACTAGATCATAAgactgaaaggtttttttttaagttattttcatttaaaattgtacACAACATTAAAATGTACATAACATTACATCTGCTGAGTGACTAACCTGTTAAAGTCTTTCTTATTTCCAGTATACCTAGTGAAAGATATCGCCCATACCTTAGCCTGTTAGGTAAAGTGTATGACGGTTCTGAGTGTACTCAAGACTGGGAGTCACCCTGTTATCCCCTACTTCCAGTGTGAGGAAGTCCTGCCAGTGCCTGGCTGGACGTCATCTCCCTAACACCAtcagcctttcagccactcagGCACTCTCCTCTAGACTATGCCAGCCCTAACTTTACCTTGCAGATGAACAGTAGGTGCACCGCAGTCCCCAAGTCCCTTTGGATCATTCCCCTGCAACAGTGGCAACTCATAGAAATCTCAGATCCTCTGCTCCCAAAGGAGCAGTGTATTCCAGTTTTATCTTAAACCACTGCTCCTGTAAATCACAGAGCCCTTGTGAATACTGAAATAAACCTaatattgttttattataagaaaaaataaagatttaactagaaacaagagagagCAGTGGAAACATATGATTACAATGCAAAACAGAATCACAAAATGTGAACTTGGgtctatatttattaataaataccTTTCCTACCAAATGAAGTTGGTTTTCCCATAGGTGTCGACTTCCTCtggcgccagtgggtgctcgacccccctctgccccggcacagccctgactccacccatgccccgcccccatttcaaccccttcctcaaatccacgccctggccccatctcttccccacctcctcccctgagtgcgccacattcccgctcctcccccatccctcccagagcttgctacagctgtttggccaGGGCAAGCGCaaggaggtaggcggaggagtggggatgtggtgcactcaggggaggagaaggaggaggttaGGCAGGGCGGGAAGGGAAGCTTGGCTGCcggtaggtgcagagcacccactaatttttccccgtcggcgctccagccctggagcacccacggagtcggcgctccagccctggagcacccacggagtcggcgctccagccctggagcacccacggagtcggcacctatgggtTTTCACcgcaaagttcagtctgttgcagagctgtcTGGTTTAGCAAGAACCATGATCCAAACATGCATGAAAACACCCTCATtccacaagtttcagagtagcagccgtgttagtctgtattcgcaaaaagaaaaggagtacttgtggcaccttagagactaacaaatttatttaagcataagcttttgtgagctacagctcacttcctcagaaTTTCCTTAGTGAATGGATCTAGAGGGTCTTTCCTCCTGTTATACTGAAACCAACCTTTTGTTTCTATTCAGAGGCAGGGCAAACCCCTGTCTTGTTGTAAAGTCCCTTTTTTTACCTTCAAGTGGTTTCGATTGTTTGCATTTGCCTCTGATGGTTTCCCATTCAAAGTCTTACTATTGCACAAAGCTAAACTGAGCCTTGCATTGCATCTTCAGCTAAACAGCAAGGGGTGACAACTCCCCCATCGTAGAATAGGCATTACCCCAGTGACTAATTTTTACTGCAAGTCataaagcattctctctctcattttatatatctatatatatatctccatcccatacatacatctcacaatgattatgaatcttAACTAGTTATGAGTCTTCTATAGATACATGTttctctttatggataaatatcctgtacAACATGTTTGGTGTACTGAGTTTGTCTGAGGTGAGAGTTGTCTGCAAAGAACAGAGGACCGTTGCCAAGGGGTCTTGGTGTCACAGAAGGTCCTGAGTCTTTGTAGCAGCAACTCACTATTTTTGGCTGTTCTTTTTCAGCCCACCCTCTGCGTGTGACAgtaaggaataaaaaaaaaaaaaaataggtgatTTGGACTGACATTGACATGTTCTGAGCTGGGTTTCAGTTCTCTGGGCAGCAAAGCCTTCTTTATTTACATaagattttatttgaaaaagcAAAATGCACTGTTTACTTTTCAAAGTATGAAAAATGACATCTTGAAATTGTAAACTCAATTTCTTTGGCACTTCTGTAACTctctaaacaaaaacagaaaccaaTACCAACCCAACTGTATCAACCAAAAAATCCCCTTTAGGGCTGCGAACTTATTCAACGAGATTCGGTATAGAAAGGGAAACATATTTAAAGTTATGAACAAAGTTTtagggatttttcttttaacagtggATTAAGTCAAAAAGTAAGAAACATTTTTGATGTCTTTTGAATGTAGTGATTTTGAACTGTATGAGTTTGAATAATATCACACACTTAAAAATTATATACCCATAAATTATACATCAATGCAATTCATATTTATcccatatttatattttatacacattttaatttgatttcttttCATAGTAAATTGATTCCTAGCATTTTGGAGTCATTTTAATTTTCTCCACTGATATACTCCTGACATAAAATTGAATACCTTCTGTCAAAGAGGCTTGTCCAAAGACAAAATTCCAGGACTCCCTTGGATAAAGATCTATCATTGTTATCCCAACAATACAGAAAGCATCTTCTTTTGGCTTTTTCTTCTTTAGGTATTTCAAGAGGTCCCCTGTATAAACAACAGAAAACAACTCCCTTCAACAGAAGCATGAGTCACCAAAAGCTGTGAAAGTAGTCAGAAgattacaccagtggttctcaaccagggagggtgggggggtgtgcTCAGAGGTGTTGCAGGGGGTACATCAacccatctagatatttgcctagttttacaaccaGCTACATAAAATGcagtagcaaagtcagtacaaactaaaatttcataccgacaatgacttgtttgtactgctctatatactatacactgaaatgtaagtacaatatttatattccaattgatttattttataattatatggcaaaaatgagaaagtaagcaatttttcagtaatagtgtgctgtgccacttttgtatttttaggtctgattttgtaaacaagtagtttttaagtgagatgtaacttgggggtacacaagacaaatcagacacctGAAAGAGATACAGTAGTCCAAAAAGCTTAAGAGCCACTGGATTATGCGATGTAGGGGTCCAGCCACATTATCAAACTGGAGCCACTAATGCTGCTAACATGAGGTCAGACCCGCTAAACCTTCCATACACCGAATTTCCATTGGGAGTTCTGCTTGCCGGATTGGACTCAGGATAAATCGGGGCTTGTCAACACACTGTATTAGTGCAGAGAAAGCTATAGCACACtagaggcttgtctacactcacaatttacagtgctgcaactttcttgctcaggggtgtgaaaaaagcaCCAATGTAGACAGTGTACCAGCGCTAGTAGCCGCACTCCCAACCCTGGTAACTACACCCCTCATGAAGGTGACTTTTTTAGAGCGCTAGGAGAGCTCCCACAACCACAGAAGGCACTGGCTTTGCCAGTGTAAACTAGCCCAAGCTTGTTGTGCACTAAGTTGCCACGTGGACCCTGCTAAAGGGCACTGAACGTTCCATAGTGAGCTTTGGAAAAGCAATaagtctagacaagcccttaaggTAGATAATATTTTTCTATTCAGTGCAGTGAATTATTGTTTTACAAGAGTGGTCAGGCTGCTTAATAAAGGTAGATGCTTGAATCTATTGCAGGTTAAAAGTCCTAAAAGTCAGAGGGACACTTGGTGGTCTCAGCAAAGTTTCTAGTAAGtcacatcacaaaaatcactACCATGACTGACATTCTAAGGGTCAAAAAAAGATAGCGTTAGAAACATAAGattggccatactggtcagatcaaaggtctgtctagcccagtatcctgtcttccaactgtggccaatgccaggtgcttcagaaggaatgaacagaataggtaatcatcaagtgatttcATAGCAATATCCAAAGAAAATGTAGCTCAGTCTAAACTAGCTGGACATCTATTTGATCTTTAGACTCATACAATACATTTGTGTTAGTTTTAAATAACTATTGTTCAAGAGAAAACTACTTGGCTAGCTGACCATTTGGTTAGTTTAGAGAACTTAGTGATCAAGCCTGAACGCACTACCAGGCATGTGTTATATCAATATAGCAGAATGACTCAGCTGCTTTTTTGAGGCCTGATTCGGATGCCTTTATTTGAATGAATAATCCCACTGATGGCAATGTAAATTCTCACATGAATAAAGGTTGCCGAATCAGGTCTAAAACCAGAGCTGAGATTAGGATCTCGCTTTACTGAGTCCTAGACTTATGCTCAAACAACTAAACCACGCTTCTCCACTACACTCTAAATCACATGACTGGAGATTCTGGTGAGCTGCTGACAAAGAATCTGAAGTTATACATCCTTCTCTCTGTCTGCCTATAGCACTCATATAATCCCACACTGTAGTAGCTGAACACCACACATGgtgttatcctcacaacacccctgacaGAGTTTCAAAAAACTCAGTGTTCATTTCTTTATTATCCTAATCTTTTAGCAATGAGGCGATTCCAAACTTGATGCTGTTCTTCTCCTCCCTACATACCTGCATGAATCTGTAGATTGCATGTGTACTCATTCACTCGAAAAGCACAACCTGTGCGTGAAACAGGAATCGACTCCAGGATTTTTACAGATAGGCCATAGTAAAAGGCTTCACAATAATCCTTCAACCATTTCATATAATCCTCCGTACTAACTTTGGTGTCCCCAAAAGAACCTATATAAGCAGTCCAAAATAACATCAGGTTATAAACCTGGTATGGCAGTTCATTCAATCaactcatattttttaaaaaaaacccaaaagaataATAACTTTAATATTCCCTCTTATTTCATGTTTGTTAATGAACATCACATTTACCCCAAGTTATCAAAAGAAAATACAAGCAATATTATAGAACACGGCACAAACACAATTGTAACCTTTCGTCATTTCCATGCAAATCCAAGAATGcctctctttattttattaacttCTATTCCCTTAGCccaaaaacaaagcaacaaagtTATTCTGCTGCAATACTCCAAAATACTACATCTCATAACAAGGATAAAGCCACGTTTGGGACAATTATTGTTCAGTAATGAAGtgggaggtttgtttgttttttaaataagggcATTGTTTATCACTGTCAAGTGCTGTGATACATGATATTAAAAATAGCCAAACAGTACAATGCTACTCATaagaggcatcacagaaactgaTGTCAGTGCTGTAGACTGCAATAGTGAATCCATTACTCATAACTGTAATTAAAATTTCAGCTTCAAGAGTAATGGCAACTCCCATAAACAGCTGATCAAATATGGATGGAGTAGGGAAACTGAAGGTCTGAGGTTTAGCAtattatatttgtttgtttgtttttaccttcATGGATTTCTTTTCCCAAGATTATGACTGTTCCTGTTTTTCTTaaaacacaattttctacacaAGTTAATCAAAAACTGTGAAAGCTACCAGGAAATATGACTTAAATCAATCTATATTATTTACTGTGATCCTCAATGACACCTCTGTGCAACACActacagaaaaaacatattaaataacagtaatttgcatttctatagcacctttcatccaaaggaATCAAAGCACATTGTAAACATtgattaagcttcacaacactcCAGTAATGCTTAATTAAGTATTCACCACTTTAAatatgggtaaactgaggcacagttggACCTAATCCTACAAGTATTTATGGATGAATTTAACCTctactcacatgagcagttcCATGGACTCTAATAGGACTACTCGGATGAGTAAAGTTAAGCTCATCCATAAGAGCTTGCAGGATCTTTCCATAACACCATAGCTGAATGTCTGAATCAGGAATAAacaccaggagtcctgactgctctaaccactagaccactgAGATCTATTATGAagtctttttatttgaaaattggaACATATAACCTAATTAGTTCATATTGAATGGGACAGGCATATTAAAGACACAGATGGTTTGGTTCAGCAATCACAGTTAGACATTACCAATGGGCTGTACATAAATGGCATTTTTCTGAGATGTCGGTCTGCTTCTGCAAGGATCGTTATAAAACTGTTCAAAGTCCTGGGTGGGTTCAGGATGTGAGGAGATCCAGTCTGACTCCGAATGCAGAGTGATGGGTCTGAAGAGAACACTGTTTGGCTGAAATGCTTCATTGAGCAAACACTTCTCCCTCGACTCAAGATTCTCATACAGCTTCACAAGCTGCGTGTTCTTGGAGATCAATGCTGTCTTCAGGACCTGCTCAGAATGTTTAATTACCTTCATCTGAccaaagggaaagagagaaaagaccAAAAGCATTTATAAAATCCAGGTTTCATATCTAGCATACATTATAGAGCCTCCTTCCTTCCTCGACCACCACCTGATAACCCCCAGCCTCTTATTCCTTTTCTGAGATGCAGGTAAGCTAACAAGGTGTTTTCCGCAGCCTGCTGCTAGCTAACCAGCCAGGATTGCTCAGGCACAGGCCATTTAGCTTCCTCTTTTCCCTATCATTTCCATACCCAACCCCCAAATACTCAAGCACTTCTGCTTTTTggaggggagcgggaggggaCCAGCATGGGAAAGTTTTGCTGCGAACTCACAGTTCCCAGTCTAGTTCTATGGATTATGTCATTCCCTCACTTCATTCTCTGCTTGAAAAAAATCCCTGTTGCTACtatacaagtcctccttttctttttagatcagTCTAGTGGCTCTCACTGCAACAAGATCTTTAgaactgattctgatctcacttgctccagtataaaaaacaaacaaacaaaaacaatgcaACTCCCTCAGCTGACTTCAATAGGTTTACGCTGATGTAGGAGAATCAAGACCAGGAAGCTGTTTCTTCTGTAAATTTAGGCAATGCTAGCAATGACTGGCTGAAGGAAAGGTATTgtgacaaaaaaacccacaaacaattCATCATTATGCAGTgggtgaaatgcatccgatgaagtgagctgtagctcacaaaagcttacgctcaaataaatttgttagtctctaaggtaccacaagtactccttttctttttgcgaatacagactaacatggctgctactctgaaacctgcacttaTCAGTATAATACAAAAGGATGCCAATTTCCTCACACCCAAGGACATTTCTATTAATCATCCACCACTTAGGATAgtatcttgcaaaaagaaaaggagtactcgtggcaccttagagactaacaaattttcatcTGATAGTATCTTGCTATCTCATCTCTAGTATCTTCATCTGTGATTAGGATCTGACTGCAAAGTATTAAGATGGCTTTGATAACAATTGTGCCTGCACTGCAAGGTGCATTAAGAAATATAAAGTAGACTCAAAAATTAAGAGAAGAACATAATATAAACATAtatgtgtattttatttaaacacactTTTGATTGTACTCATTGCcgttttttaaatgagaaaaagaaaagtatcagat
This portion of the Dermochelys coriacea isolate rDerCor1 chromosome 14, rDerCor1.pri.v4, whole genome shotgun sequence genome encodes:
- the AMZ2 gene encoding archaemetzincin-2 isoform X1; translated protein: MKVIKHSEQVLKTALISKNTQLVKLYENLESREKCLLNEAFQPNSVLFRPITLHSESDWISSHPEPTQDFEQFYNDPCRSRPTSQKNAIYVQPIGSFGDTKVSTEDYMKWLKDYCEAFYYGLSVKILESIPVSRTGCAFRVNEYTCNLQIHAGDLLKYLKKKKPKEDAFCIVGITMIDLYPRESWNFVFGQASLTEGMGIFSFARYDSDFYSASYKGRLQNVKKLPSADYSIFDGYYTPAINSMLLLRSCKTLTHEIGHNFGLHHCQWLQCVMQGSNHLEESDRRPLDLCPICLRKLQSAIGFHIVERYQALLGWMDEDSSGIDAELGNEAKMGLLKPVEAFKECREWVFKCLDILQK